The following nucleotide sequence is from Apium graveolens cultivar Ventura chromosome 4, ASM990537v1, whole genome shotgun sequence.
TTTTTTTCGGATTTCCGGTTCGTATTGGGTTCGTATAGAGTTTCGTATttcggatcggtatacctaatattcaaagccaaatccaaaaaatttcggatttaaaaattaaattcatatccaaatccaaatccaaaaaatcgggtccggtaaatccaaaatttcggaTTTCGGATTGGGTATCTGTTGGATCGGATTATTTTGACATCCCTAACAGAAGCAGTTGGCCAGTTTTGTCCAGGACCGAACTAAACACACAGAATAGACTGAGAACCTAATTGTTACAAAGAAAGAAAGTTGCAAATGAACAAAGTCATTCGGAATCGGCTCGTTTAAGTAAACTCGGCTCGGCTTGTTTTTTTAAGCAAGCCAATCGCGAATATAAAAATAAGCTCGGATAAATAAACGAGCCGAGCCTAGTTTTTTGAAAGAACTGAATTACACTATACTTGTACTTATACTTACACTGAATGATCATATTTTTATCCAGAAATTTTTAAGATGCTGAGCTTGCCCCTCACTTTTCAGTTACATGGTTCAAAGTCACGTAATATTGCAAAGTGAATAATGGGTGAAATAACTTATAAAAACATAACCAAAtctaaaattatgaaaagatttttTATTAATAATCAAAATACATATTGTTTGGTGTTACAGAACTTCTATACGAGCTTTGTTTCGAAATTATCATAACTCTAAGACTAGTTGAATATACACATTGTTGGATGATGCACGGGGTGGTCAAGGCATCCACAGATGTGGTTGTGGCAAACTATATAACCCATAATACACTCGAAATGCTTGCAATCACAGTGTGTACGGCATCTCATGTATGGTACAGGACTGTGGCTAGACGGAGCTGGTGCAGGTGCTTGTTCTGCTGCTTGTGCTGAAATGACAGACATCAGAATCAGAGACAAGATTGTCGCGGTGATTGTGATTGTAAGCTGCTTCATTGCGACAAGTTTTATAATGTCTTTCTATGTGTTTGTGTGTTATGTGATTGGAGTTTTTGTTACTGCGGAGATGATGAAAATGAAGGTCATTCTGGTTCCTATATTTATACTCATCAAAGTTCCTTTCTTCCACAAAATCTTATCTGAATTCATCTGTATGGAAATCTAAATTAAATGTCTTTGGAGAATTTGACAAATTTGGTAGTTGTATTGAATGTTTGTGTGTTGAAATGAATTCAATGATATCTATAACCTAAATCTTTAGCAGTGCAGATTTATGAATTTTGTTCTTATTCATTAGCTGCATGGATTACTTTTATGCAAATAGTGTTGAGTAACCgactcatctaaaaccttaagatATTAGAGGAAGGCACAACCAGATCTATATTCTAACACTccctgagctctgataccatgttgagtaaccttaaggtgttagaggaaggtCCAACCGGATCAATATTCTAACAAATAGTCAAGAAACTTTTTAATCTTACCTCAAGAACACATTAAGCGTGCAGCTCACAATCTCATTATACTACATTTGCTTAATATTTTATGTTAGTTGTAGGGGTAGTAGACCATCCAGTGTCTTTAAACATGAATGCAACTCTCTAAGAGTATAAGACTTTGCTGCAGTGACACCTTAAGATTTTTAGATGAAATGCTTACTTCTTGAATAGCATAAGGTCATGTGTATTGTTTGTCTAATCAATCTGTACGAAAAATACGTTTAGAAGGGAATTTCAGGTTCGAGTCCTTCCACTCCATGAATCATCTCCGTCTAATGCTAAAAAAACAGTTAATAACAACGGGCTGATATTTAACTTTTGGTATAGAGTAAATCACACAAAATCACACAAGAAAAAGCTCTGCAACTACTTAGTGGATGAAGATTAGTAAATAAAAGTACTAATTAGTGGAATACTGCCTTAATTACAGTAACTGGAAAGATCATTTAGATATCACTTTTTCAAATTTTCATAAAAAACAGCTCATCTATATATAAGATCAGACTCTATCCATGTTCACGTATAGCCTGCAAAAAAGactattaatatttattaaataattcaaGATATAAAAATGCAGATACATATGAGCTTCAGACTCTAGTCGATTTAGGTTGGTCATCAAGTGTTGCTGACTTGCTGCAGTAGCCCTGGAAGAAGAGGATGTTGTGAAATTCTGATACTTCTGTTCTGTAAAAGGAATAGTAACATCATTATGTGGAAATAAAGATACCTTCTTGACACTTTCGCATTCCTACGTTCTGTTTCTTTTAGTTCTGtttgttaaagagtataagattcTGTTCGGGCCTTCCTCTatcaccttaaggttttagagggacggttacttaacatggtatcagagctcggTTTAAGGAGGGACCACGCATATTGCCTCGGCAATTTAGCAACATAATGCTTTAGCTCTAACCATAATCACATCTGATAGATATATTTTACTTCTTTTGTTAACTCTTGCTACTTGACTACTTCCACGAACTTTTATACATGTAGGTGCTTTATTTGCTAATTCTTTGTTTGTGTAAGCAACATTTCTGCAGTTCAGGATAGGCAACTGGTACGCAAAATATGAGTATTAACCTTTTTAAGATCATTAACATGGAAATTGCAAAACGTATGATGTTATTGTAAATTATAACTAAATTAGTTTCTGtaaaaaaggaaaaatgaagaattGTTGCATATAGCACATATCCTATGACGGGATATACTGGTTACGTTTGCTTTGGTTTTAGCGTCTATCATATGCTTTTAGCAGAGTGTTGAACAACTCATGTAGTCCTTTTCAATCAAACAACAAGAATAAAACTAGAGGAAGATGGGTAAAATCAAAATAACTAAAACAACTAAATCGAAACATTGAAAGTAACTTAAGCGATTATTCATTAATAATCGAAATCTATGCAAGGTGGTACATAACTTTTGTCTAGCATCAAATAATGCTATAACTCTAAGATTTGGTAGATTTGGTTAAACAAGGAGGTAGAAGAAATTGAGGGTGGTGAAGGCATCCACAAACATGGTTGTGGCAAATTCTTTCACCATAAGCACACAAAATATTGCAATCACAATATGTATGGCATTTTAGATATTGTACTGGAATTCTCGGAACATATGGTGTTGGTTCTTATGCTGAAACAGTAGACATCAGAATAAGGGACATGGTGATTGTAAGCTGCTTCATTGTTACAAATTCTTCTGTTTCCACAAAATGTAATCTGTAAGGAAATCTAGACTATTTCTTCAAGCAATATTTGTCAGATTTGGTTGTTGTATTAAATGTTATAGTATCTAAGTTATATTAAATGAAATCTAAACTAGCCAACAAAGGTTGGTGCACTGGTTGAGCTCTTGCCTCCTTATCGGTCGGGGGCTGGTAGTAAAGGAAGAACATAGAGTATACCAGTTTCCCGGCTCATGATAAACAGAAATTAGAAGTCATATTACTTCAAATGGTTCTGTATCTTTTTAAATATCATAACATTAAGGTATGCAGTGGTCCTTTACACTGATTTCCTATGGTATGTCATGAAAAGGGCATGCAAGTTCATTTATTCTCATATCAAACTTATGAAAACATAATGAAACATTATCAGAGTTTCTAGACGGAAGCCACCTCTTGCAGTGAGATTTCGAAACATACTTGATGATCCTTTTCATAGTCATACTGATCATTCTAGCTAGTGCTGGTCAtacctttttttttttttttgccagAGCTGGTCATACCTTTTAAATGTTCAAGTTTTATTTTTTGATTGATTAGCAACAATATATGAAAAAAAGTATGTACAAACTTAAGACTTTATTGAAGACCATAAGGTTGaaccttagtttttaaatatGTTCAAAGCATGCAGTGTAGTAAAAGAATGATGGCAAAAATAACTTAGGAAAACACAGCTAAATGTAGACTTTAAAAAAACACAATTGAGattttttaataatcaaaattcGCATACTATGATACAAAATTTTTGTTTGCATAAGCAACTCGAAGATTTAGTTGCCTATGCAAATGGGTTGTGGATAATAAGGATGGCCAAGACATCCGCAAATATTTTTATGACATATTTTATTTCCGAAATGACACTGAATCTGGCAATCACAATTTGTAAAACATCTTTCAATTGGTATTCTTGCCTGCGCTGCCTCTTTCAATGTAGGCAGGTTGGTGCAGTAGCAGTTGCTGTTAATGCAGTAAGGAACCGTTCCCGGTCTGCACTGAGCTTTACAGTCACTGTGAGAACTGCATGCTTGTGCTGAATAATAGACATGAGAATGAGGAACAAAGTTGTAATGGTGATTGTAAGCTGCTTCATTGTTACAAAATTTTTATATTGTTTATATTGTGTGTTTATTTGATGACTCTAGAGTTTTGATTGTTGCAGGATGAAAAATGAAGGTTACTGGTTCCCTATTAATACCCTCAGAGCATTAAATGTTACTATCTAAGTTAATCTCTTTCTTCCACAAAATCTAATCTTGATCCTTATTCAAGGTAATCTAAATTAAATGTTTTAAGAACTTGACAAATTTGGTAGTTGTATCAAATAATGATTATTAGTGGCGGAGGGGCTGCGTTTACTTTTAACATGTGCGtatgtgattaattattaaaaatataattttttttctgaTTCGGTACGATTAGTAAAAAATATATTAGTTAAATTTCGATTTTATTGCTCTATTTCTCACTTTAATTGCGATTTTGCAATTTAacattattaaaataaataacatCGCTTTTTAATTAAGCATTTAACacatttcaaattattttgttcCATGAAAAATTAAAATCAACCATAATCTTTCAAAAGATTATGGTTTTAACGAGTTTCGATCCGGATGAAATTAATCAAGTCAAGCCGAGTCGGCTCGTATAACTAAACGAACCTAAAACTCTGCATGAACTCGACTTGTTTAAATTTACGAAAGATTATGGTTTTAACGAGTTTCGACCCGGGCATAATTCGAGTCGAGATTAATCAAGTCGAGCCGAGTCGGCCCGTATAACTAAACGAACCTAAAACTCTGCccgaactcgactcgtttaaATTCACGAGTCGAGTCGgctcgtttagctaaacgagcCGGTTTTAACGAGTCGTGCGAGTCATCTCGTTTAATTTTATACTTAATCGAACCTAAATCTCTAGCCGAACTCCgctcgtttaactaaacgagTCAGGTCGAGCACATTTAAACGAGTTCGAGCCGGGCGAGCTCAACTCAACAAGCCGAGTCGAGCCCGGTTAAACCGAGTTCGAGCCGGGCGAGCTCGCGAGTCGCCCGACTCGAATTACAGCCTTAATTCTACTCTTCTAAGTACGCATTGGTGCTTTGATTTCACATGGTTCATCAATTATCATGAAAAGAGCATGCAAGTTCAGCTATTACCAATTCAAATAGTTAAACACAAAATGAAACACTCTCCCATTTTCTAAATCGCAATAAGATTTCAAACATACTTGACTATTCTTTTCAAAGCCGTAGAAACAAAACAAATCCTTATATTTCCTGATCCTACTACTTCTATAACAATGCAGTTTAGGAGAATAAGTTCCAATCTTCGAGAATAATATGCTCGTAACGCCATTGCAAGAAGCCACAAATATTTCCTATTAAAAGGAAATAAAATTATCAAACTAGTCATTTCAATTTCTGAGAGTAGCTTCACTGATACAACTCTTGCAGCTCATTCTTGAACTTGGCCTTTATCTGTTCCCTCTTCAACTTCAGAGCTGCAGTAACTAAACCAGATTCCGGAGTCCAGGGTTCTGACATCAACTTAATCTTTGCAGGAAGTTCAAACTTGTCCAACTTCGCAGATTTTGCTTCCTGCACATAGTAGCACACGAGGACTTGTAAACACGATACTTTTCTTAAATGAGGCAAATTCCTTGAGCAATGAAACAGTGAACTATATTCTTGACTAATGACATTAGACGATGAAGGCTAGACAGGCGAGATTTAGTGTTATCATTTAAATTCATATCAACAAACCTGTGTTAGATTGCAGTTGCTATTTAGTATGAAATCTTTAAGTGAAAGATAATAGACAAACCTTGGAAAGAGATTTTTGGACCTCTTCTACAGCTTCATTTTTGTCGCACAACTCAGGATAGTCCTTGAACTCGACACCAGCTCCTTGTGCCCACTTCTCAAGGACCTGGCGTGAGGGGACAACTAGAGCTACACAAAATTTCTGCGAGGGATCTGCATGTGTCATAATATTTTCAACATAATTGCTAGACATCAAGGCTGCCTCAACCTGCAATTAGACATAAACTGAACCTAAGAACGTATTCAAAGCATATGTATAAGACATAAAATGGTCTCGCTGGGTTTCCTATCCACTCAAACATTTCGATTACTCAGATATATGGCTATCAGATTCGTCCTTTACTTGTCAAGTATATTATCATTATCTTCTCCATGTGGAATACATGTTTCTTTAGGTCTCCGCTACAAAAGCATTCGTTGGCTATAATAAATAACATAAATAGATAAGTGTATTGAATATTCAATGCACACCTTGCCAAGGGAGATATACTCCCCATGTTGAAGCTTAACAATGTCCTTCTTTCTGTCAATAATTTCAAGGCATCCATCAGGGTGAAACCTTCCAACATCACCCGTGAAAAACCAGCGCATTCCCCTTTCATCAACCTGTACCATAAAAAGAATTAAGACACGATTCACAAGCTGTAACCAGCAAAAGCTATCAGCCAGACCGAGTCAGAAAGGCTTTGATGACTCAAGGTTCATATTAGGGAAAGGAGAGTGAGGGGAAGAATATACATCTGTGCATATACATAAATATTACCTTGTAGACCTCATTTGTTTTTGTATCATTGTTATAATAACCAGCAGTTACACATCCTCCACCAATTACAACCTCTCCTCGTGGCATTGGTTTGTCAGATGTCAAATAACCACCTTCGTCCCAAGAAACAAGCTGCAATTCAAATTGGAGATATTATAAGAAACTGGAAAATCATAATATGCATGGAAACATAACTGCAAGGTTGCTGTCTAACATTTTTAAGCATTTGAATGTGTAATATGAGTTCCACAACATTGCGTATCATTATCCCAAAAGAAAATTTTATATCACCTAGTTATATAATGACCTTATCTGTACACAGGTACTTAATTACATAGGCATCTGAGATAGAAGACATCAATGTTCGTAATTTCAGTCAATAGGAAAAAACATCACTTAACTTAAGGCGAATTACACAGTTACAAAAAATAACTGAGTAGAAATTCTGTAGTTAATGTAATGAATGCCAAGATTTGCTTGGTTGGAGTACTATAGAGACCTTCCAAAACCGCTTACACTAATTTCCTTGGTTTCAATTGGTTTCAATTGTACAGGATTAGTATCATTGATTCTGGTAATGTCTCTGTAATGGAATATTACATTACAGTGATATCTGGCTAAGGGATTTTCCTTTCACATAAGTGTTCTATTGACATCCGCAAGGAAAAACAATGTACTAACTTCTACGAGGACTAACGAAAAACTGAAGTGGGCATCACTAATTATAACTTTACAAAAAGTAAACAATCATGTGACTAATAACCGCGGTAAGTACATATACCTATATATGTTATTTTGTGATTGAATATATAGCCTCAGGTTTGAAGTGCACCAGTTACCACGTCGGACAACAATCAGATCAGTATTGAAAAACAACTATTTGGTCAATATTTATTCGACATAATTAGTAGTTAAGTCTGATTATCTTTTACATGTATTCTATTACTAACCTTAACAAAGCAGCAAGGGAGAGGTGGGCCAACTCGACCAACTGAAGTATCATCAAACTCGGAAAAGGCACCTCCACAACATGTTTCTGTCAGACCATAACCTTGTACAATAGGAGCCCTGTTGACCATCGTTCACACAAAATCTGGTGTCAACTGATGAGTATTATCCACAAGAACTACGCGATGGATGAAAAGTTGAGGTAGCATATGGAATATAGTTTAACCGCGAACTAGCATCATATGCTGACCAAAGTTCTCATAGGTAGCAATCCTACAACTTATGTCAACATTTTAAAGACTGTTTAGCGTGATAATATCATTTATCTTTAGGCAAGTGAAGTCCATGATTATCATTTAGGCGTTAAGCTGGAAAAAAAAAATCCACAACATTCCCAAACTAGCTAGGAAGGACTATTGGCAAACACTATGTTAAAGGTTGAATTTTAGTTCATATCAGTATCCAGTATCCACAGATCATAAGTTATCAATAGTTTGTCATGAGGGCCATATCTCTAGATATAAGACTAGACAAATGAATATTCGGGCCAAAAGATAGAGTTTCTATAAAATTTTCTTTTGTGTAAAGTGTTAAGAACATACCCCATACAAATGTTAACAAATCGTTGTGTATCTCCTGATAATGGAGCTCCACCACATAGCATGGCCCGAATATCGCCTCCAAGTACAGATCTTATCTTTCTGAATACAAAAAAATCCCAGAATAATTTTTCTAGTCCCCAGCCTCCAAACCAGCTACCTTCTAGGGCTGCAACTCGGCGCTTGTAGGCAAAATTGAAAAGTGCTTTTGTAAGACCTCCAGTTTCTCCAACCTAACAGAAAGAAAAACAAACAAACAGTTTATATCTAATTTGTAGTAAAATGCAGTGAAACAATAGAATATAAACTTTACTGATCTTGATCAACCTTCTTCAGAACTCCATCTCGAACACGGTCTAAAATTGCAGGAACTGATGGAAGTAAAGTAGGTCTTAACGCTGTAGCATCTCCCTTGGTCCCCTTCTTAATTTTGTTAGATGAGTCTGTTATAGTTAATGGTGAGCCATAACCAATTGACATACCTGCAGTGAACATCACAATCTGGACAACTCTCTGGATTTAGTACGAAGTTATCTTAAAAACTAGTTAAAAAAAGAACATTATATCTGATGCTACCTCGGCTACCAACTCTAGAACATGAGCTAGTGGTAAATATGCCAGAAACACGTCACTGCTGGCAATCTTAGGGATCACAGTCAGAACTGCAGCAGCACTTGCTATAAGGTTACTATGCGTCATCATAACTCCCTAAAGTATAAGAAAAACACTGTATTAAGCAAGACTGCAGCTTGAAATTATGCAGCAAAAACTCGGTGCCAGTTAAGCTTTAGTAGCTGAAATATTTAGTTCCTTTAAACCCGCAGAGAGTTTTAAATGTTATTAGTTAGGGGAAACAAACCTTTGGTAGACCTGTACTGCCACTTGTATACATGATGACTGCAATATCAGTCTTGCGCGGTTTTTTGAAAGGCGGTGTATTATCCTTGCCAAGTTTCTCAACTTCAGAAAAAGAAGATATAGTCCAATTGCTCAGATCTTTGTAAGTCTTTGGGTCATCTGTGCTATCACCGTCTTCAAAATAAATCACGTTCTTTATGGTTTTTAGCCTTGAACTTACTGCAGGCAATTTCTTCAATTGTTTGGAATCACATATCAACGTTGATACTTCAGTCTGTTATAAAACATGTACAAAATCAAGATCTACACTCTTATAAGAGAAACAAGCACATAATCAAGATCTACAAGTCTGTTACATAAAACGAATCTAACAACAAGTGCATATAACCACAACTGTTGCAATATTAGTCTTAAAGGATTAGGAGTGTGTTCAAACCTCGTTGAGGGAGTGAACCAGGGCGTCTTCGCCTAAAGAAGAATAGATGGTAACAACAGTAATGTTCTGTCTTAAGCAACCCTGCAGTATCACAAAGTCTGAGAAATTATGTCACTTCCTCATAACAAAATCAATAACTGCTAAAAATTTATATGTTACCTGTAATGATATAAACCACTCAGGCCGACTATCTGAAAAAATGGCAGCACGAGTATCCGCATCATGGCCTAATCTAATAATCCCCGTTTCAAAGTTGCAAGCACGGTCAAAAATTTCTCCATAAGTTTGCCACTTGTACTCCCCTAAATGAAGCTTCTCGTGCTTCCTTCCACTACTATCTGTTATATATTCCTTGCTAAGCTGTTCTCTAGTTCCTAGACACCGTAACTGAAAATGCTTTTTACAAGACTGCTCAAACAGAGCTGCCATAGTATCAGCACCTTCCCAAGGAACTTCAAGTAATTGAGTTTTCCTAGCATTGCGCACTGCATAACCCGACTCCCCAGCAACTGCAGCTTCAACTCCTCGTTGCTTCCGCGTCTTTTTCCCCAAAAATATGGCGGAAATCAGAGGTATAATTACTGCTACAAAAAGGGCACCTAGAATTCCATATGTTTTGTTTTCTTCAAAAGCTGACAAATAATCAGCCTTCTCTGATTTTCCGGACAAAGGCGATCTCAAAGAACTTCCCTTAGAATTTTCCATTTTCAATTCCTACATTTTTACAAAAAGATCATTAATTCCTCAGTCCACTCACTGATCAAAAACAAACTCTGCCTACTAATCGAAAAACAGATCAGGAACTTCAATGCATCCAAGGTTTCCAAATATTAGTAGTCATTAAAGAAAAATTTAAAGATCTGGAACTAGTAATGTACAACACTCTCTCGGTATCCATCTATACaccagtgttctaaaaatcggacGAGTACTACCTATTCGGATTTAAGATCGGCTGAATACTCGGAAAATCGGCCGATTACTCTGTAGTTTCAAGGAACCAGTTACTCTAAAACCTCAAGGTGCAGAGAATAACCCTtttcaggatcttatattattctaacataTAAAAACGATTTTCGAGTTTTATAATACACCGAAACAAAAAAAATACGAAAAATCGCTAACAAATCACAATGCATCACATGAAGATAATCCAAGAATCAATAATGAGATAGATCAAGAAAAGTTGACAAAGAAAATACAGAACAAAAAACAAATCAAGAACTGAGGCATGCATGCAAAACATGCAAAATGTGTAAAAATAGAAAGCAAGGAGATGTAAATATGGAAATCATACTTATAAGATTATATATGTATTCATGATACCTGGTTAAACAAGATCAGATGCTAGTGTGTGATGCCTTCGTCTTGCTTTAATTTCGGTGTATATTGTTACTACAAACAATAGTACACTTATTTTATGGGGCAAGTGCAAGTTCTAAGCTTTATATAGCCACAAAATGACCTTTTTATTTAGGTCTAGCGAGGAAAATGACCCAAATACCCCTATATGAATAATgatttttagtttaaaaatattACTCTTTGATCCCTTTTTAGTTTTTAGTTCCCCCATTACTTTTTTCAAAGAAAAATTTAACAAAAAGGTTAGcttttatttatcatgtcattatatattttaaaaatcagaactAATAGATAGAGTTGTCGATTTGTGATTTATCGGGTGATTTTAAAAAATCGAATAGTTTATCGGATTATTTTTCTGACAATTTATCAAAAAACTTTTAACCAATTTTTCATCAGTTTATcgacgatttttaaaaaatcgactCATAATTTATGTAACAGTGTTTTCAACTAATGTACTCCTCCAAACAATAATATTAAGAGTAAAAGAAAATCAATTATACAACTAatctttttataaaatatataattttttcaAACGTAACAACTAAAAAAACGACGGAGAATTCTTATTACGCAACTTCGCAAACAAATACAAATAATTACAAACGAATTTTCTAATAAATAAAGGAGAGTTTATTGATTATGATGGACCCCCTACATACACAAAAATCTTCATCAATAAAATTTTAATAGATTATCAAACACGAATTTTTAGCGAAAAAACCGAATTAGTAGTACTGTAATAGACTGCAGAAACTGTGATTTGAACAAAATAACAAGCTTTTATCAGTGAGCTGAAAACTAGGTGAAACTCCAGTCAAGTGTACTTGTTTTTAATGGATAAACATGTTTGGtcctttttttaaaaattaatagtAAAAAAATTAAAGCTTGGATTATGTTGGTCTAATGGTCTGTTTTAAACTTGCAAGTTATATCCAATTTTATACTCCTAATATTACTCTTTTATTACACATCAAATATATATTTAGAAACAATTCAAAATTTTAGCGATGATATAAAAATTAATTGGGTCGAGTAATTCACGGAATATTTCATTAATGTTTCCTGTACCTGCTGACAATAACTATTTCTGAAAGATGTTCTTTTGTTTGTTTTTCTAGAAGCTAGGTATATGTTCATATACCTCGTGAAAAACAACAAATTTAGTGAGCACGTTTAGATAACTCAGATGGTTAAGAGTTTATCTTCTGTTATCCCAGATTTGATCCTCGCTCACTCCGAGATTTATGTGAATAGTTACTCATTTGTAATATTATAAGCCATATTTATCAAAAAAAACCAAAAATTTAGTTAATAATATGATCAAATTATAAAAGTGTATCCCTCAAACATGCAAAAAAAGATTTAAAAAAACGAATAACAGAGGAAATCGAACCACAAATATCATATTCCGCATCATTTTCATATTAAAACGATTAAATTTTGAGTTGATTTATGTTTGAGGAATAATAAATAATGCGATATATATTGCTCTTAACATCCATGTTTCATAACAAGGTTAGCAACTTAGAATAATGTGACATATCTTGCTCCAGAAGCTTTAAACATAGCATTTTCTCATCACATTCATGCTTTCTAACAAGGCTAGCTACTTAGCAAAATGCATTATATTTTGCGCTTCACAAGCTTTAAAAATCGCTCTTATATTACTCTTCACATAAGAGGTCCTTGTGCAATATAGTAATCATAAGCATATCACATTAATGCATTTACAAGCAAGTCTAGAAGACAGCAGCAGTACAGGAGTAAAGATATACCTATCTACCCCTTCATCACATTTCTATTACGATATGAGTAACAGACTACTGCAAAATGTATTTATAGCAGCTACAATAAATGTCAAACAAGCAATTCCTTTGTCATTAATGAGAACATGATCATCTGTAAAACATAGAAGTCCTAGAAGGCAGCATAAATTTTGCTTTTCTCAAGATCAGTAAAGAATACTACTAGTAGAGCAGAGTCTGATGCTAACATTAACGTTGGTGGAAGAAGTTTCCAAACCTCAAGGCTATTTTCCAAGCCCGAGAATACATCCATCGATGCATAA
It contains:
- the LOC141717315 gene encoding long chain acyl-CoA synthetase 8-like; the protein is MENSKGSSLRSPLSGKSEKADYLSAFEENKTYGILGALFVAVIIPLISAIFLGKKTRKQRGVEAAVAGESGYAVRNARKTQLLEVPWEGADTMAALFEQSCKKHFQLRCLGTREQLSKEYITDSSGRKHEKLHLGEYKWQTYGEIFDRACNFETGIIRLGHDADTRAAIFSDSRPEWFISLQGCLRQNITVVTIYSSLGEDALVHSLNETEVSTLICDSKQLKKLPAVSSRLKTIKNVIYFEDGDSTDDPKTYKDLSNWTISSFSEVEKLGKDNTPPFKKPRKTDIAVIMYTSGSTGLPKGVMMTHSNLIASAAAVLTVIPKIASSDVFLAYLPLAHVLELVAEIVMFTAGMSIGYGSPLTITDSSNKIKKGTKGDATALRPTLLPSVPAILDRVRDGVLKKVGETGGLTKALFNFAYKRRVAALEGSWFGGWGLEKLFWDFFVFRKIRSVLGGDIRAMLCGGAPLSGDTQRFVNICMGAPIVQGYGLTETCCGGAFSEFDDTSVGRVGPPLPCCFVKLVSWDEGGYLTSDKPMPRGEVVIGGGCVTAGYYNNDTKTNEVYKVDERGMRWFFTGDVGRFHPDGCLEIIDRKKDIVKLQHGEYISLGKVEAALMSSNYVENIMTHADPSQKFCVALVVPSRQVLEKWAQGAGVEFKDYPELCDKNEAVEEVQKSLSKEAKSAKLDKFELPAKIKLMSEPWTPESGLVTAALKLKREQIKAKFKNELQELYQ